The Salinibaculum sp. SYNS191 genome has a window encoding:
- a CDS encoding winged helix-turn-helix domain-containing protein — MDDRSIEEILDTIGDRHARRVLAAISREPKSAKDLAEECDLSLPTVYRRIEMLDEYDLVTDQTLVADDGNHYKVYESNFESTVISLEEDQYRVRIYREENLPDRFSQLWDDLRTE, encoded by the coding sequence GTGGACGACCGTAGCATCGAGGAGATACTCGACACCATCGGTGACCGCCACGCCAGGCGTGTCCTGGCGGCAATCAGCCGGGAACCCAAGTCCGCGAAGGACCTCGCCGAGGAGTGTGACCTGTCGCTGCCGACGGTCTACCGGCGCATCGAGATGCTCGACGAGTACGACCTCGTCACGGACCAGACGCTGGTCGCCGACGACGGCAACCACTACAAGGTCTACGAGTCGAACTTCGAGAGCACCGTCATCTCGCTGGAGGAGGACCAGTACCGGGTCCGCATCTACCGCGAGGAGAACCTGCCCGACCGGTTCAGCCAGCTGTGGGACGACCTCCGCACCGAGTGA
- a CDS encoding DUF7521 family protein, whose protein sequence is MVEAEPLARGMLLVLRFVVFGLTLGITLISFQAYQKRRTQRLQYAFLGFAFISMGVAISSVITQFGAGADPLVRTFFQLAETIPWIVGFSMIYLSLYR, encoded by the coding sequence ATGGTGGAGGCCGAACCGCTCGCACGGGGGATGCTCCTTGTGTTACGCTTCGTCGTCTTCGGGCTCACGCTGGGCATCACGCTCATCAGCTTCCAGGCCTACCAGAAGCGCCGCACCCAGCGGCTGCAGTACGCGTTCCTCGGCTTCGCGTTCATCAGCATGGGCGTGGCAATCAGCAGCGTCATCACGCAGTTCGGTGCCGGCGCCGACCCCCTCGTTCGCACGTTCTTCCAGCTAGCCGAGACGATTCCCTGGATTGTCGGCTTCAGTATGATATACCTCTCGCTGTACCGCTGA
- a CDS encoding ATP-dependent helicase, producing the protein MTDSTTQVIRLFGGPGSGKTTALLDRVEQLLEENDDVDVRDVLVVSYTRAAAAEIRERLAERLDTTPRALRGNVCTMHAKAYDLLNLSRGDVVGESDKEEFCEQFGVEFEDEYEGSRRRSARSTTLGNKVIATSQWLQRTRRDVADWYDVPFKWDEEKVRLPPDIDDNAQTGNKYTPTWPSDDDRLDIPEAIRAWRRYKGDNGLVGFADMLERVKQRSLLPNVDYLVIDEFQDITTLQYDVYTEWRPHMKRVLIAGDDDQVVYAWQGADPDLLLDEDVDEDVILPNSYRLPSRILNVVNREVNHITKRQEKDLKPRKEGGKVEAVQRPSMLDLVRNVRGTIQETEDDTAMILFRARYQMFQFMDEFIGEGIPFKCLTDQRMWTDRLTQYVDAIEALDADEPVNGLQARRLADMLADSAFGTGERDDFFDALDEREEETGVDDIVNMDIEPEMVREYVPFVPDPRSAADMLRKVTNFQERSVDAYFAGEYRGLDRDRVRVGTIHSAKGREADHVFVATDLTEKVVEQMAATVDQQNTPVPGDGEFTKHTSPVPTLTDNERRVFYVGMSRARERLVLMENLVDGAPTLPVDVLLNNEPTDADVDELLAEAEEPLPAQAD; encoded by the coding sequence ATGACTGACTCGACCACCCAGGTCATCCGCCTGTTTGGTGGCCCGGGGAGCGGGAAGACGACGGCTCTGCTCGACCGGGTGGAACAATTGCTCGAAGAGAACGACGACGTTGACGTCCGGGACGTGCTGGTCGTCTCCTACACGCGGGCCGCCGCGGCGGAAATCCGCGAACGGCTCGCAGAACGCCTCGACACGACGCCGCGTGCCCTCCGTGGCAACGTCTGCACGATGCACGCGAAGGCCTACGACCTGCTGAACCTCTCGCGGGGCGACGTCGTCGGCGAGTCCGACAAGGAGGAGTTCTGCGAGCAGTTCGGCGTCGAGTTCGAGGACGAGTACGAGGGCTCGCGCCGCCGCTCGGCCCGCTCGACGACCCTGGGGAACAAGGTCATCGCCACCAGTCAGTGGCTCCAGCGCACCCGCCGCGACGTGGCCGACTGGTACGACGTCCCCTTCAAGTGGGACGAGGAGAAGGTCCGTCTCCCGCCGGACATCGACGACAACGCCCAGACGGGCAACAAGTACACGCCGACCTGGCCCTCGGACGACGACCGGCTCGACATCCCGGAGGCCATCCGCGCCTGGCGGCGGTACAAGGGCGACAACGGGCTGGTCGGCTTCGCCGACATGCTCGAACGGGTCAAGCAGCGCTCGCTGCTGCCCAACGTCGACTACCTCGTCATCGACGAGTTCCAGGACATCACGACGCTGCAGTACGACGTCTACACCGAGTGGCGGCCCCACATGAAGCGGGTGCTCATCGCCGGCGACGACGACCAGGTCGTCTACGCCTGGCAGGGCGCCGACCCGGACCTGCTGCTGGACGAGGACGTCGACGAGGACGTCATCCTCCCCAACTCCTACCGCCTGCCCTCCCGGATTCTCAACGTCGTCAACAGGGAGGTCAACCACATCACCAAGCGCCAGGAGAAGGACCTCAAGCCCCGCAAGGAGGGCGGCAAGGTCGAGGCCGTCCAGCGGCCGTCGATGCTGGACCTGGTGCGCAACGTCCGCGGGACTATCCAGGAGACCGAGGACGACACCGCGATGATACTCTTCCGCGCGCGCTACCAGATGTTCCAGTTCATGGACGAGTTCATCGGCGAGGGCATCCCGTTCAAGTGTCTGACCGACCAGCGGATGTGGACCGACCGGCTGACACAGTACGTCGACGCCATCGAGGCGCTCGACGCCGACGAGCCGGTCAACGGGTTGCAGGCCCGCCGGCTGGCCGACATGCTCGCCGACTCCGCGTTCGGGACCGGCGAGCGCGACGACTTCTTCGACGCGCTGGACGAGCGCGAGGAGGAGACCGGCGTCGACGACATCGTGAACATGGACATCGAGCCGGAGATGGTCCGCGAGTACGTCCCCTTCGTACCGGACCCGCGCTCGGCCGCGGACATGCTCCGGAAGGTCACGAACTTCCAGGAGCGCTCGGTCGACGCCTACTTCGCCGGCGAGTACCGCGGGCTGGACCGCGACCGGGTGCGCGTCGGCACCATCCACTCCGCGAAGGGTCGCGAGGCCGACCACGTCTTCGTCGCCACCGACCTCACCGAGAAGGTAGTCGAGCAGATGGCCGCGACGGTCGACCAGCAGAACACCCCGGTGCCCGGCGACGGCGAGTTCACGAAACACACCTCGCCGGTGCCGACGCTGACCGACAACGAACGCCGCGTCTTCTACGTCGGCATGTCCCGCGCCCGCGAACGCCTCGTCCTGATGGAGAACCTCGTCGACGGCGCGCCGACCCTGCCCGTCGACGTCCTCCTCAACAACGAACCGACCGACGCCGACGTCGACGAACTGCTGGCCGAGGCCGAGGAACCGCTGCCCGCGCAGGCCGACTGA
- a CDS encoding RNA ligase, translated as MDRDLGEVFDADHDDLREHFERDTYRGRAYHYLPDARHGVERGTVVVGDAVVRGFPSIPRTLVLDPGVVEFFDGPVAVEEKLNGYNVRVACADGDVYAFTRSGYICPFTTDLARDLPVDAFFDDHPERVVCGELIGPENPYTTHDYAEVDEAALRVFDVRHRETGEPMPVADRREVCDAYDLPQVPEFGVHDPTGAADAVREAIDDLDARGREGVVMKSADGRRALKYTTSAIHRADLAHAFDKPYDYGRDFLFARIIREAYQAVEFDDDEAQTRERARDLGEAILLPAVESIRDVAADRLIGDEHTIRGDPATIEAQLNRFRGYGLHLEILDDGYEDGERVVRFLKVADTSREKIAHYLTGGTIDE; from the coding sequence ATGGACCGCGACCTCGGCGAGGTCTTCGACGCCGACCACGACGACCTCCGGGAGCACTTCGAGCGCGACACCTACCGCGGCCGCGCCTACCACTACCTGCCCGACGCGCGCCACGGCGTCGAGCGCGGCACGGTCGTCGTCGGCGACGCGGTCGTCCGCGGCTTTCCATCCATCCCGCGGACGCTCGTGCTCGATCCCGGCGTGGTCGAGTTCTTCGACGGCCCGGTCGCCGTCGAGGAGAAACTCAACGGCTACAACGTGCGTGTCGCCTGCGCCGACGGCGACGTCTACGCGTTCACCCGCAGCGGCTACATCTGTCCGTTCACGACCGACCTCGCCCGCGACCTCCCGGTGGACGCCTTCTTCGACGACCACCCCGAGCGCGTCGTCTGTGGCGAACTCATCGGGCCGGAGAACCCCTATACGACCCACGACTACGCAGAGGTCGACGAGGCCGCACTCAGGGTGTTCGACGTCCGCCACCGCGAGACCGGCGAGCCGATGCCCGTCGCCGACCGCCGCGAGGTCTGTGACGCCTACGACCTCCCGCAGGTCCCGGAGTTCGGCGTCCACGACCCGACCGGGGCCGCCGACGCCGTCCGGGAGGCCATCGACGACTTGGACGCGCGCGGCCGGGAGGGGGTCGTGATGAAGTCCGCCGACGGCCGCCGCGCCCTGAAGTACACCACCAGCGCCATCCACCGCGCCGACCTCGCCCACGCCTTCGACAAGCCCTACGACTACGGCCGGGACTTCCTCTTTGCGCGCATCATCCGCGAGGCCTACCAGGCGGTGGAGTTCGACGACGACGAGGCACAGACCCGCGAGCGGGCCCGCGACCTCGGCGAGGCAATCCTCCTGCCGGCCGTCGAGAGCATCCGCGACGTGGCCGCCGACCGGCTCATCGGCGACGAGCACACCATCCGCGGCGACCCGGCGACCATCGAGGCACAGCTCAATCGGTTCCGGGGCTACGGCCTCCACCTGGAGATTCTGGACGACGGCTACGAGGACGGCGAGCGCGTCGTCCGCTTCCTGAAGGTCGCAGACACCAGCCGCGAGAAGATAGCGCACTACCTGACCGGCGGGACGATAGACGAGTAA
- a CDS encoding RNA ligase partner protein, giving the protein MATSPLKQRFVLDTSLFLTPEIRGDDESVEETCVRLLDDIAEARLEHGISCYMPPSIYEELTTMLRDRDVSQATIQKLNTWVITKSPAHYEVMIPAEMVYEFIDEMSERVDRGLRVSEKAVRKAEQKRDETVEDHDYMTEIDRVISELRDEYRDALRQGVLDSREDFDLLILARELDAGVVTEDQGIINWAEDFGLRYLYGRDFPALLSEYLAVSERDRWRATDTGEDADG; this is encoded by the coding sequence ATGGCCACCTCGCCGCTCAAACAGCGGTTCGTGCTCGACACGTCGCTGTTCCTGACGCCGGAGATACGCGGCGACGACGAGTCCGTCGAGGAGACCTGCGTCCGCCTGCTCGACGACATCGCGGAGGCGCGCCTGGAACACGGCATCTCCTGTTACATGCCCCCCTCCATCTACGAGGAACTGACCACGATGTTGCGGGACCGCGACGTCTCGCAGGCGACCATCCAGAAACTCAACACCTGGGTCATCACGAAAAGCCCCGCCCACTACGAGGTGATGATTCCCGCGGAGATGGTCTACGAGTTCATCGACGAGATGTCAGAGCGGGTCGACCGCGGCCTGCGCGTCTCCGAGAAGGCCGTCCGGAAGGCCGAACAGAAGCGCGACGAGACCGTCGAGGACCACGACTACATGACCGAAATCGACCGGGTCATCTCCGAGTTGCGCGACGAGTACCGCGACGCCCTCCGGCAGGGCGTGCTCGACTCGCGGGAGGACTTCGACCTGCTCATCCTGGCGCGGGAACTCGACGCCGGCGTCGTCACCGAGGACCAGGGCATCATCAACTGGGCCGAGGACTTCGGCCTGCGCTACCTCTACGGCCGGGACTTCCCGGCGCTGCTCTCCGAGTACCTCGCGGTCAGCGAGCGCGACCGCTGGCGGGCGACGGACACGGGCGAGGACGCCGACGGGTAG
- a CDS encoding DUF7533 family protein, translating into MSRGITGLLGLAGSVVFAIPVAFFGLLRLLDGDVLVGAGFVAFAVVMVVGMEIYTSPTDLLGVAARKVAGTVAKSPDDEE; encoded by the coding sequence ATGTCGCGGGGTATCACCGGTTTGCTCGGACTCGCCGGGAGCGTCGTCTTCGCCATCCCGGTGGCCTTCTTCGGCCTGTTGCGCCTGCTCGACGGCGACGTGCTGGTCGGGGCCGGCTTCGTCGCCTTCGCGGTAGTGATGGTCGTCGGGATGGAAATTTACACCTCCCCGACGGACCTCCTCGGCGTCGCCGCTCGAAAGGTCGCCGGGACGGTCGCGAAATCGCCCGACGACGAGGAGTGA